TTATTCGAAGGCCAGTTcccgccgaaggcggcggtctGTTTCTCTTCAGACAGAACGAGGCCGGAGTTCCTAGCATCTCGCGCTGAAGGAGgcagccaggcgccgcgttcCCAGGTAGCCGGTGGCTGCAGCCTCGCATGTCATGTCTGGAGCAATTCAGGCGTGGAAGCGCGttccgctccttctccgtGCAATCCAGCGCAGACGCTCTtggcctcgcaggcggcagccacCGAAAGCAGTTTGCAGTCAGCGTCCGCGTCGAACGGCCTCGACGGAGAACGAGTTcagctcctcgcgcctcagtGCATGGGCGGCAAGGAGGGAACTTTTCCTGAGGTGGTGCGGGGACACGCAACTGAATGCGATTCGCCGACCTCAGGAGTTGCTTCACGCCCTAGGGCCTCGGAGGAGAGCAGCGAGCCAGATGGCACGTGCTTCGGCGTGTGctgcgagaggaagaaaggggCAGAGTGTGAGGTCTCCGCGGACAGGGagaggcgtctcgcctccgccgcagagcctgAGCCAGCGGACTgggacagcgaagaggaggaggagctcgagagAGAACGCCAGATCGCGGCGAACTACAAGCCGTTGTTTATTCCCGTTGACGAGGAGCTCGGGAAGAAGCTCAACTGCTCCTTCGTGCGCGGCGACCTGCGGATTTACCCCAAGAAAGTCACGCAGTTCGGCGAAGTCCACTACTCGCCGCGGTACGAAGACGAGCGCTACGTCTACCGACACGTCCTCCTCTCTAGCGGTGTGCGAAAAGCCGCCGAAGAAATGACTCGCCTCCACTCCAAAAGTGAGTCATCGCGAGGACCGCGGCTGCATGTGAGAGGGGAGACAACTCCGAAAGAGACCGGGCTCCAGTCGCTTCACTGGCGTCTCGCTGTATCGCGATCCAAGCAACAGCTCTGCACGTTCGTCGATGTGCATGGAAGTAGATGTATATTTCTAGCTAAATGGAGGACCAGAGGCCCAGCGGATTGCGTATGGTGCCGTAAGGGGGGGTTATGCATAGCCaactgcccccccccccccccgcaaCGACGGAAACTGGGGGCCCAGTGGCAGTGGATGTGTAGTCGTCTTGACAGGTAGATCAGAATCTAGGGGGTAGACGAAACCGAAGGGCGAAGGGTCCGCCTGCAGAGTGATGAAACTGCCACAGTGTTCATGCGCCGTTGTAAAGAGGGATTGGTAGAACCTGCAGATGGGGAGATAGAGACTTTGAGGAGATTGAACACCGCGTAGGCGGTGCGAATCGTGGGCGCGAGACCTCGAATCAGACAGCGGCGCTGCATTTCGCGTTTCTCAATTCATGTGGCCTTCAGCCGGTTTCCTGAGCGAAGAGCAGTTCATTTACCAACTGGGTATAGATCTCTCTCCTGGATGGCAGCACTTCATGCGATTCAAAGGTGAGGACCCGCTTCGAGTGCCTGGCAACCTCGCCCACGAATATGTTTATCTTTCGCGGTGCTAAGACACCGCTGCATAGATGGCTTTCCAAAAGGAGGAGAGCACGGGCCATTCCGTCCTGGGtgggagagcggcgcagtgGCCTTATCGTGtcgtggaggcgaagaaaggaCCGGAGTGGAAGTGAAGGGGCTCGCGCTCCGGGCTGTCGTCGCAGCTGTCGTATCCGTGGCGAGGACGGTCTTCCACTCCCGTCTGCGCGggtgcgaaggcgaagcaagCGAGTTGATGGCGAAAGAGTGGTGAACAAACCTCTTCTGTGGTGACGCAGCACAGATTTGTAGCCACGGCAGAGGGTCTGGAGTGCCGCGGGAATGCCTCGAATGGGGTCATCCCGCGGGGAGTCGGCCTCTTCCTGCGCCACGGCCAGCGCCCAGAGCAGACGAGGGGTGATCCAGAGAGAGTGGCGAGAGACTCCTCTGCCTAAAGGGCTAGATTAGATTCAGACTCGGGTGGAGAGTTAAACGGAGGCTCCGGGTTAGAGCGGCAACGTGCCTCGTCTGTTTCTCGAGACCGCTCGGGGCTCCGGGCGCGAGGTTGAGAGGGAGCACATGTTTGCGTTTGGCGTTTGTTCATCTTCAGGGCGGCTGCGAGAGCTGATtcttcgccggcctccgacgaccgaagacgagaagcggGACGGAGCTCCAGGCCCCGAGGACGAGGTAGGCGAAGGGCGAAATCATCTGCAGGCAGTTCGCATCCCTCAGCTCTGTTCCTGAAGAAACAGCAGAGTTTTGACTCCGGTCGCCGATCTGTCTCAGCTCTCTGGTCGTCTCCAGCTCGGCGCGGTCTACGTAGCGTCAGAGACCGTTCGGGAACTTTTTCTTGTGTTGATTCTCGCAGATCTCGGTGGACTCGGACGACTCAGACTACGAGGAAgcatatgcatgcgcagagccAGAGAGGAGCTCCCCTTCTGAACCCGCGGAGGCCCTTTCAGCGAAGAGAGATCCCGCCGTGTCTTTGGACTCTGATCAAGCCAAAGTGGGGCAAGAGTCCCCAAGCCCCGACCTCACCCaggcgccctctcgcgcccgctgcaATCCCGCCGGAGAGGGGCGAGGGAGAATGGCCTGTGCCGatggagaaggagaggagcggGAAAGCGAACAGGCGAGGGGCAGCAgcgtgcagcagccgcgagaggTGGCGTCTAAGCCCCGAAACCCCCCTGGTCTCCTGCACGACTCCAGTCTTGAGCGCAGTCTGCAGTCGGCGCGCTGTGTTGTATCTCGCGCAAACCGCGCTGAAGCCAGCCACGCTGGTGAAGCCGCTGTCGATTGTCTATTGAACTCTCAAGCTCTCGAAGCCCCTGCGCCAGAGGCTTCGCGGAGTTGTTCGTCGCTGCCGGTAGCCGCAGGCCGACTTgcagaagagggaggcggtcgacgcgcaggcaaagaggaggagcgccCAGCACTTTTTTCTCACAGTTCACAAGTCCGTAGACCCTCcgaggctcgcgcagctggtcgcgctcgccccgcgcggAAAGCGGAGGTCTCTGTACAGCAGCAACGTCTGGGTCCCGCCAGCCACCGCAGAGCGGAGAGCCAGGGCCTGCGAGACGCTCGAGAAAGCCTTGAAGGCTCCAccgcagaagacagcgaaagCTCGTCCTCTCACCGTTGTAATCGAgtggcgacgacgcgcactcgcgcgctgcggccgcggcataGCCGGAGTGAAGCTTCCGTGAATCCACagagcgcggcaggcgcagagaaaggcctcgccgcagcgggggGTTCTTCTGCAAgcacgcgagggcgcgcgggaTGCGGGAAAAAGCGCGTGGCGGGAGCTCCCGCGGGGTTTGAGGCCCACGCGAAGCGACGCCTACAGAGTGGGGACCGCGTCGCGGGggggctgccggcgctgtgAGGGGATCTCAGCTGCGTTCCCCGGTgctcgcaggcgctctcGACTTCGAGTGACCGTTTCCGCGGAGAAACCGGTCACGAGAAGCCTTGTAGAAGAAGGAGGCATTCTCATCTTGTCAACGAGACAGCGGctggtcgcgcgcgcccttcgcgcGTAAGTCCCTGAACGGTTTGATAGCAAGAGGATAGACGGCGCTTGTTCGCCTGGTTCGCGCCCGAACTCGCggggcaggcgcaggcgtcgcctgtCCTAACAGGGAGAACGCTCGCGCGAAAAGAAGGGATGAATGCGTTTTTCGAAGCAAGCTTTTCAAGCATGTGGAGTGGGAAGAGATGCTTTTTTTGTTTCTCAACCGATTTTGCCACGAAAACCCTCGTGCCAGACATCTTTCAGTCAGTCGATGCCTTCGCGGTAGAGGCGCAAGGGGAGCCTCCCGGCCGGTGCACCTTCTGACCGTTCTCTTCCTGCAGAGTTGGAACCGAGGGAGAGTTCGACAGTTGTTTTGTCTAGGGTATTCGTGTgatgcgcctgcggcagcgaggcccgACGGGTACCTGGGCGATCCGAGATTTCGCGCGAGTCTGCAGTAAAGAAAAGAGCAGCGGTATGGTAGGGTCGCATTGCCTCAGATGGATCCCTGCGGTCCTgtctggaggcgccgcgtcttcagctgctTCCCTTTTCTTTCTCAGTCCCGGGGGGCCTAAGTGTTTGAAACAGGGAGAGCAGCTAGATGAATGAGTCTCTTTTCCTAAAATGAAGGAGACAAGGGTGGGTTTGGCAGAGCCCCTGTTCGTCGTTCCGCGCAGCGAGCCCCTCAAAAGCAGCTTACTCCGGCGCCACGTCATTTTTCCGTGGGCCCCGCCATGTCGAGGAGATGCAGATTAGACGGTGAATCCGGGGAACCGGTGTTTCAACGAAGCGGCCTCACGCGTTTCGGGTCTTTgtgcgacgacgacgggTTGTCTTCCACGAGAGTCTGTTCACACAGCGTCAGACCATGCGTGGCTAGTTGTGCAGAAGTGCGTACCCAAGACGTAATGGGGAAGGAGAGACAATTTATGCGTGGATTCGCTCGCTGAGTTCAAGAGGCGCACACGGGGGCGCGAGGTGTTCATGTTGTCCTCTGAAGAGGGTCTGCGGTCGCCTCACAACGGTGTGCTTTCGCGGCGTTTCCGAGAATCGGTTTCTATACCTGTGTCAATGTGTGGAACGGTTTTAGAAACGCGTTCTTGTAAAGATCTACACTGACTGCGTCACCGCGTTGTGTAGTTCAGACTGTCGCTGTCGAAGGCGTTACCGGCATTGCCCATGTGTGACGACCGCGACGCTCCAGACGTGTGACCGTGGGCGCGGCAGTATTTTTAGCCTCAGGATCTGCCAGGCAGGTCGACGAAGAAAGGAACTTGCACAGCGTACGCAGTTTGCCGAGTGGGAGCGTCTGGAGCTAGGCATGCGGTCCTGCAAGGACTGACCGCTTTGCAAGTTGTGAACTTGCACCTCGCGAATCTGCAACAGAGCAAGCGCCTCTTCGCATGCTGCGAGATATGCTGGATGTCTCGCTACTCGGATTCACCATACACATGTGTCAGCACGCACATATAGCTGTTCTTCCAGCATGTATTTACATGCACTTGTATAAATGTACACATATGTAAATGTGCGTGCGTTtacagcagctgctgctcactCCGGTCCTTCGCTGTTTTTACCGAATTCAGCGCGTGCAGAGGCACCTCTCTCACGCATTTATTTCCGCAGCGCTGCTTGTGtcccttcttcttttctaTAACTTGTAGTTGTGACTAAAGCGGTGTGAGTCGTCCCGAAGATACTAGCGTGCCCAGATGTCTGGCTCACAGTCATCAGCGATTGCAACCATCCACTCGGCCGTGTTCTTCCCCAATTTGTCTGCAAACCTCCATTTTAGCCATTTGCCGTCAGTTTTGAttgcctgcagaggcgcgaaaATGAACGTCTCCCGCTGCAgtcgaggcggcaggcgtccGCAGGTCTCGGCAAGCTTTGCGTGGCCCCGCATGCACACACGAAAAAGCGTTCATTCACCAGCTGGATGGGTATGTAGGTCTGAAACGCGTATTTTCCTCAGGTAATACAAGACCGTTTCGTTTACTTCCGCCGCACACTTTTGTCGCGTTCATCGGTTGCTTCCGGCAACATTTTGTGCGGAGAAAGTACAGCTCTCCTGAAGAAGGCAAGGCGTATGCCAGACACTTGCACTGGTGTGTTGGCGGTGAGATTCGCTGCAGCGTGTTGGCATACAACTGCAAGAACGGTAGATCTACTTTTCGCTCGATTCTACACGAATTTATACgtcgaggagacgccagaCTGGAAAGGGGTCACGGACGCTTCCCCGTGCCCTATGTCGAGGTTTTTGTCGCCGAAACCGCAAACACAGCCTGGTAACTGCTGAGACAAACGCACAGGCCGGTATCGCTGCACGCCTGTTTCGTCCTTGTGAAGTCAGTGACGAAATGTGTGAAATGCGCCTGTGTCTGAGCACCCCGTCGCCCCAGCGAGACTACGCTAGGGCGGCGTGACGTGTGTGCCGACGCAAGGCGGGCGTCATTGAACTTTTTTGGTGTGTAAGAGTCGAGGCGACGGGTGGAGCGAGGAGTGACATTCGCAGTGGAACGGGAAATCGTCGTCGTCCCCTGCCCAGCGTGTTCACGTCTCCCTGAAAAAGTATACATCTATGGAGTGCATTTTCCAGCctgtctgcgtgtctcttggTTTTCTCTGGCACAATGGAAATTCCCACTCGCCCGAGTCctccgggggggggggacgggctTCGGACCTCTGTCGCAGAACTCGAGAGACCGCCTCGCTCGACGGCTTCTGCGAAACGGGGTCTCTGCTGCCCTTCACCcgaaggcgcggggggcTGCCGAGACCCGCCGTGGGGCGCCCCAGGCCCTACGGCTCCCTCGgcttccggcggcgcgcctcctgctgaCGCGTTCGCCGAGTCGCTCGCTTCGGTTCcctttcctcctcgtgcAGGCCTCTCCCTGTCTTCTGGCTTGCCGAACTGTCTCCCTGCCTCGACACGgccttcgctgtcttcctTTCCTGGCGATCCCTCCGCCGATTCAGCTccgggcgcctccgtcgctcctgcgtcgcctcctcttgtctccgcttcgtttcgtctgcagcctccgcctgatttttcttcttccttccgtgcctcctcgtcgtctgcgcgtcggcaCATCTCGCCGGCTGCTTCCCTCTCCGCGgagtcgtcgcccgcgctccGGCAGGGTGGGGATGTCGTTCTTGAATCCTCGCGGGCTGCAGCGGACcggctcgcctccacgcggcgaggcgcagctccggtttcctgcggcctctctccgcccctCCCTGGATTGTTTCTGCGCATGggctccttcctcgtcgcctttcTGGCGGTCTTCGCTGTCCACTTACACattgcctctctctctctcctcgtgcGGCATCCAGTCGCCCCTGAGCCTCCCGAGCCCGtcgagacgccggcggcctccacgGCGGGGATCCTCCAGGAAGCGCGCGGGACGGGACAAGACTTCGCGCTCCAGGACGGCTTGCATGCAGTGCCAAGGGCATACGCGCTCGAGGgcgtcgcgtcctcttcggTGTTCGCGCTCCTCCACGcgcaggagagcgaggcggcgcggaagggTCCTCCCCCTCCGGCGGAGGAAAAACCGCCCTTTGCCTTTGCATTTTCAGGGCTTggaaagagcgagaagccACGGAAAACCGGAGCGGAATCGCCGCTGTCGCACACACTGTCGGGGGGAAAGACAGCACCGTCCCTCGATTCTGCGCTGCCGGgattcctctccttctcctccagcTTGTTCCCGCCCTCGCTCTTGACGGCGCCGTCTCCACTGCCCTCGTCATGGCCGTTCGCAGAGGACATCCTCATTGCGTGGCACCTTTTCTGTCAAGCTCTGGGTTGTCTCGTctacggcgccgcggcggactccAAGGGACGCCAGtgggcgctcgcgcgggcgctgaaGGTCTTTACGttcgcgtctgtctccttcaCGGTGTGTGCCCTCGTGACGGCGGGGCTcttccgcggagacgctccgCCGCGTTCCTCCGCGGTTGCTACGCCTGCGCACGAGGCCCTTCCGCTGCTAgcctcgcagctgcttgCCAGCAGTGCGGTGGAGCCTCATTCGAGCAACGCGCACGAGGAGCCTGCGTCGCAGCTGATTCGGCGCGAGGTCCTGGGGAGTCACCGGAAGATCCGGCGAAGGTTGGGGAGCTCAGATGGCGAAGAGCGAAACGCGCCAAAGCcccaggagggcgaggctgccGATCGTGCGCCAAAAGGGCGACGAGAGCAATCAAAGTCCCCGGAGCTGCCGAGCCGTATTCAGAACGAGGGAAgcgaccgcagcggcggagaggctgcATATGGCCCTTCTAGGCTTTGGGCTCCACAGCCGAGCTCGGAgtctgtcgccgcgtctgaGATGCCGATGACGGGAGACAGCGGGGGCGACGCTGTATCTCTCGGCGTGCTCACTAGCGGCTCGTCGGGAGCGCCTGTACCCCGCGCAGGCTCTTCTGTGCTGTCGTCTTCCCTCGTCCCTGCGGCAGCTCTGGTGGGTGCTTCCTCGAAGGTCGTGCAAGAGCAGCCTGTGGCAGACGCCTTTTCGTGGGAGACGCCAACTGCATTCTTTCGTTCTGTGTGGCGCGCGGGGGTCCTGTTTTTCGAGCAACTCGGCGACTTTTTCCGAGCCGTGTCCCGATCTTCCTCGCGTGGTGCGGATTCTCTGGCATTGCTTCCCTCCCTCGTCTTTCCCTTCCTCGcacttctcttcttctccatggctgctgcggcttgcGGCGGGATCGTCGTGGCTGCGCACTGCATGTGTTtcgaggctgcagctgcgtatCGCCTTGTCCTCGACTCCGCAGCCCCGCAGGTCGAGGGCCCTTCAgcagtctcctccgcctcgggtTCCGGGTCCCTGCCCGCCTCGGCCCCCTCGCTGGGCAGCGACGACTCGGCCGCGGGCACCCCGTCTGGAGAACTGCAGGCCCTGAGGGCTCCCCTGCTTCCCGATTTGGCTTCCGAGGCCCCTCGCGGCAGGTATGAGCACTTCTcagtggcggcggcgtgtaGGCTGCTGGGCAGCGAGGTGGCTTCcgtctgcatctgcgcaTGCCACTGgctcgcgcagggcgcgtcGTCTTGCTTCAGAGGTCTCCGGCCGTGGTTCCCGTCTGCCACGCCCCGCGCGATCAGCCGATTtgccttcgcgtcctctccgtATATTCCCATTGCCTACCTCGTGGCTGCAGAGATGGTCGCGCACTTCTTTCTGCCGGCGGTTCTGTCGGCGAGCCTCTCAAAGTCCGCGGCGGGAGGAGGCCCTCGCCTTGCCGCGGCCCCTTTCCCCGTGTTCTGCTTGgcggcgtctttctcctTTCCGCTCTGTCTCTTGCTGCTGCTTGTCTCGGAGTGGCTTCTGGTGGAAAACCCGTACTTCCTCGCTCAGCAGCGGTACCTCCAGAGTGCCATGCATGGGTCGCAGTCGCGGCGAAACAAAGAGAGTCCACGGGGCGACTTGAGCAGAGTCCATCCCGCGCCTTCTGATGTAGAAGACgactctgcgccgtcggccgcgTCTTCACTCGTCGTCGACCTCCGCCCTACCTCGCCTGCAACGTACGAAAACCTGGCCTCGCCGCCAaccgcgtcctctcccaGCCGCGTGGAGTCGCTTCTCGACTCGTGTTCAGGTGTCGCCCTGTCTGCTTCAGGCTCTCTCCCGGGCGGAGAATCTCATTCGCCCCCTTCTCTGGCTGCTGCGGGGGCCGAGCCAGAAGCCCGGGAGCCTGCCAGCGAGTCGTACGGCCGGGCGGAGGGTGCCGCGGCTGGGCCCTCGGGGAGACGTGGGCTGCGGGCGCCCCCGTCTGATCTCCTGGCTCCACtgctgccctcgcccgcggctggAGAGGGCCGCCGACGTGCGTCTGCTCCACCGGCAGACGAggtgtctccgcgggcgtcgctaCCGCCACGGCCAAACTGGTGCCTTCCCTGCCTCGGCTCGGCCTGCGTGCCCTGTTCCTACCTCTGCTTCAGGCGTGCCAACGctgagcgcggcggctggtgCTCGAGATTGCCAGTTGtagcggcagcgcgagcttcGCTGCAGATGTACCGGAGATACCTGGCGGCTCGCCATGGCACAGCGCTGTCGGGCATcaccgcgccagcggcgtgcGTTGGCGCCGCCTTCTATCTCCGCGGATTTTTCCGCTTCCTACTCCTCGACTGCGTCGTTCTCGAGGAAGGGCATCAGGGTGTTTCAGAAGCGGTGAAGGGCTACGACGCTTTCGGCTTCGCGCAAAGGCAGGCTGCGAGTCAGTCCTCCGCTGGCTCGGGGGGTTCCTCGCTTTTCCAGCTGCTCGTGCCtgtcgcgcaggcggccccgcccgcggcccCTGGTCACCTCCAGGCGGCGCTAGCGCCCGGCCTTCATCTGTTTCGTTTAGAAACTCCGGTGATGCTCGTGCGCGTGCTCACAGCGATTCTACCGGTGTTCCTCCTCTCACTGCTTCCGCCAAAGCCGCTGCAGATGGTGGGGAGCATTGTGTGTGGCTTCATGAGTTTCGGTATCGCCCTGACGCTGACAACCCTCAGTCAGCGTTTCCCTTCGATCCCGCCCATCTCGGCGTCGAGGACAGCCTCGCTGCTCTACGAAGTCGTCTTCTGCTGGTGCAGCTTCGCCCCGGCGTTCACTGTGGCCCTGCTCCCCCTCCAAGGATTCCACACAGgtgtccgcggcggcgctgcggcggcggccgcggcctgcgtgcgAGCGGGGGCCGGCCTCTCGATTCTCCTTGTTCAGCTCTTGTTCAATCTCCCGGTGTCGCGGAGTTTCGCGGACATGTTTTCGGGTGAGGACTCGCCGGGTCCGCAGCCTTCGAGTTCTGGGGGGGGCCTGGGCGAGAcggctccgcctcccccgagcctggcgcgcggcgacgttgcttcctcctccagcgcgacTGCGTGGCACACAACGAGTGACGACACCTGCTCGGCTGAGGCAATTGCTGCGGCCATGTTCTCCTGCGCATTCTACGTGgttgctgcggcgctgaCCCTCATGGTGACGACCCACGTGCGTCTTCCAAAGTTCTTTGGGGAGCAGCTCATTGAAGAGAGGCAGGACAAGCAAGCCGAGCTGGAcgctcgagccgcgcggcgactgcaGACCAGACGACAGGCCGAACGGCCCGAGCTCAGGCGTCTCGTCTCCCAAAGGTGGGGCGCACAGTGggtcgagggcgaggaggaaggtgTCGGCGTCCTTCTGGATAGGCTGTATCTTCACCTCATCAATCAGCCTGCGGGCGAT
This DNA window, taken from Besnoitia besnoiti strain Bb-Ger1 chromosome III, whole genome shotgun sequence, encodes the following:
- a CDS encoding hypothetical protein (encoded by transcript BESB_047640) yields the protein MEIPTRPSPPGGGDGLRTSVAELERPPRSTASAKRGLCCPSPEGAGGCRDPPWGAPGPTAPSASGGAPPADAFAESLASVPFPPRAGLSLSSGLPNCLPASTRPSLSSFPGDPSADSAPGASVAPASPPLVSASFRLQPPPDFSSSFRASSSSARRHISPAASLSAESSPALRQGGDVVLESSRAAADRLASTRRGAAPVSCGLSPPLPGLFLRMGSFLVAFLAVFAVHLHIASLSLLVRHPVAPEPPEPVETPAASTAGILQEARGTGQDFALQDGLHAVPRAYALEGVASSSVFALLHAQESEAARKGPPPPAEEKPPFAFAFSGLGKSEKPRKTGAESPLSHTLSGGKTAPSLDSALPGFLSFSSSLFPPSLLTAPSPLPSSWPFAEDILIAWHLFCQALGCLVYGAAADSKGRQWALARALKVFTFASVSFTVCALVTAGLFRGDAPPRSSAVATPAHEALPLLASQLLASSAVEPHSSNAHEEPASQLIRREVLGSHRKIRRRLGSSDGEERNAPKPQEGEAADRAPKGRREQSKSPELPSRIQNEGSDRSGGEAAYGPSRLWAPQPSSESVAASEMPMTGDSGGDAVSLGVLTSGSSGAPVPRAGSSVLSSSLVPAAALVGASSKVVQEQPVADAFSWETPTAFFRSVWRAGVLFFEQLGDFFRAVSRSSSRGADSLALLPSLVFPFLALLFFSMAAAACGGIVVAAHCMCFEAAAAYRLVLDSAAPQVEGPSAVSSASGSGSLPASAPSLGSDDSAAGTPSGELQALRAPLLPDLASEAPRGRYEHFSVAAACRLLGSEVASVCICACHWLAQGASSCFRGLRPWFPSATPRAISRFAFASSPYIPIAYLVAAEMVAHFFLPAVLSASLSKSAAGGGPRLAAAPFPVFCLAASFSFPLCLLLLLVSEWLLVENPYFLAQQRYLQSAMHGSQSRRNKESPRGDLSRVHPAPSDVEDDSAPSAASSLVVDLRPTSPATYENLASPPTASSPSRVESLLDSCSGVALSASGSLPGGESHSPPSLAAAGAEPEAREPASESYGRAEGAAAGPSGRRGLRAPPSDLLAPLLPSPAAGEGRRRASAPPADEVSPRASLPPRPNWCLPCLGSACVPCSYLCFRRANAERGGWCSRLPVVAAARASLQMYRRYLAARHGTALSGITAPAACVGAAFYLRGFFRFLLLDCVVLEEGHQGVSEAVKGYDAFGFAQRQAASQSSAGSGGSSLFQLLVPVAQAAPPAAPGHLQAALAPGLHLFRLETPVMLVRVLTAILPVFLLSLLPPKPLQMVGSIVCGFMSFGIALTLTTLSQRFPSIPPISASRTASLLYEVVFCWCSFAPAFTVALLPLQGFHTGVRGGAAAAAAACVRAGAGLSILLVQLLFNLPVSRSFADMFSGEDSPGPQPSSSGGGLGETAPPPPSLARGDVASSSSATAWHTTSDDTCSAEAIAAAMFSCAFYVVAAALTLMVTTHVRLPKFFGEQLIEERQDKQAELDARAARRLQTRRQAERPELRRLVSQRWGAQWVEGEEEGVGVLLDRLYLHLINQPAGDVGADLEEEDDEELADEGRTKPTNETSSQSNNRRKGRRDAESATSGASQVLRSRRAGCSPG
- a CDS encoding cyclin-dependent kinase regulatory subunit protein (encoded by transcript BESB_047630); the protein is MEASLDSKTNVSEGLAIASAASSLEFTSESDDLASPLEVPLACILASAPRCAANASLFEKNSVRGRPGFSRDAPESSLQSARCPDSAGSTVHRDLASGCRLRRGMSACATDACDAAFLSSNLPCKERPREDCEINRERLRETLGCQAGFFGACGDALSPLCVLLREGQACRGRREGCGAATFSSCGRDEAEMQRAGKLLDGGCSKSEPENHTSSPEADACQTAMPHLSFSLCGPSLISASHVASSLGPHSCKDPQEASCLFEGQFPPKAAVCFSSDRTRPEFLASRAEGGSQAPRSQVAGGCSLACHVWSNSGVEARSAPSPCNPAQTLLASQAAATESSLQSASASNGLDGERVQLLAPQCMGGKEGTFPEVVRGHATECDSPTSGVASRPRASEESSEPDGTCFGVCCERKKGAECEVSADRERRLASAAEPEPADWDSEEEEELERERQIAANYKPLFIPVDEELGKKLNCSFVRGDLRIYPKKVTQFGEVHYSPRYEDERYVYRHVLLSSGVRKAAEEMTRLHSKTGFLSEEQFIYQLGIDLSPGWQHFMRFKGRLRELILRRPPTTEDEKRDGAPGPEDEISVDSDDSDYEEAYACAEPERSSPSEPAEALSAKRDPAVSLDSDQAKVGQESPSPDLTQAPSRARCNPAGEGRGRMACADGEGEERESEQARGSSVQQPREVASKPRNPPGLLHDSSLERSLQSARCVVSRANRAEASHAGEAAVDCLLNSQALEAPAPEASRSCSSLPVAAGRLAEEGGGRRAGKEEERPALFSHSSQVRRPSEARAAGRARPARKAEVSVQQQRLGPASHRRAESQGLRDARESLEGSTAEDSESSSSHRCNRVATTRTRALRPRHSRSEASVNPQSAAGAEKGLAAAGGSSASTRGRAGCGKKRVAGAPAGFEAHAKRRLQSGDRVAGGLPAL